A part of Corynebacterium lactis RW2-5 genomic DNA contains:
- a CDS encoding F0F1 ATP synthase subunit epsilon translates to MAEITTELVAVERPLWKGKATSVSAQTTEGEIGVLPGHQPFLGQLVNNGSVTIKTADGETLVASVQGGFISVSQKKISILADWAIWADEVNLSEAEANLTSDDPAVKAQAESEVRAARRAASAR, encoded by the coding sequence ATGGCTGAAATCACCACTGAACTGGTCGCCGTCGAGCGACCGCTCTGGAAGGGCAAGGCGACTTCGGTTTCTGCCCAGACCACCGAGGGTGAGATCGGCGTGCTGCCCGGACACCAGCCGTTCCTTGGCCAGCTGGTCAATAACGGCTCGGTGACCATTAAGACCGCAGACGGCGAAACTCTCGTCGCCTCGGTCCAGGGTGGGTTCATTTCCGTATCCCAGAAGAAAATCTCAATCCTCGCGGACTGGGCTATCTGGGCCGATGAGGTTAACCTCTCGGAGGCCGAGGCCAACCTGACCTCGGATGACCCTGCAGTAAAGGCACAGGCGGAGTCCGAGGTTCGCGCGGCTCGTCGCGCGGCGTCGGCTCGCTAG
- a CDS encoding DUF2550 domain-containing protein, whose product MFSSVTLFSIFLMAIGLILVAGGALALWRFASLHSKGTPVIVRPLPASDGAAWRHGVMVYSESVLKVYKLRSLRPGADVCFSRHDVSIVDRRDPTMVEAGFFDDGLKVVRIQTRSVGQWELALDPSGDTALVAWVESSPSVRQTRVLPTDIEKRFRAVSDRQRGGQRQGHQGF is encoded by the coding sequence TTGTTTTCGAGCGTTACCCTGTTTTCCATCTTTTTGATGGCAATCGGTCTCATTCTTGTCGCCGGTGGCGCGCTTGCGCTCTGGCGTTTCGCAAGCTTGCACTCTAAGGGAACTCCCGTAATCGTGCGTCCTTTGCCTGCTAGCGATGGGGCTGCTTGGCGCCATGGCGTTATGGTCTATTCGGAGTCCGTGCTGAAGGTTTATAAGCTCCGTTCGCTCCGTCCCGGCGCAGATGTCTGTTTCTCCCGTCACGACGTGTCGATTGTTGATCGCAGAGATCCAACGATGGTCGAGGCGGGATTTTTTGATGACGGATTAAAAGTTGTTCGTATTCAGACTCGATCGGTCGGGCAGTGGGAACTGGCCCTGGACCCCTCTGGTGATACAGCACTCGTTGCTTGGGTGGAGTCGTCGCCGTCAGTTCGCCAGACACGAGTCCTGCCCACGGATATCGAGAAACGCTTTCGAGCAGTAAGCGACCGTCAGCGCGGTGGTCAGCGGCAGGGGCATCAGGGGTTTTAA
- the nucS gene encoding endonuclease NucS: MRLVIAECSVDYVGRLNAHLPKAPRLLLVKADGSVSVHADDRAYKPLNWMTPPCTLSEKDILDEAGEDTGEKLWVVENKKGEQLRITITSVISDVSHELGADPGLEKDGVEAHLQQLLADQFSTFGDGYTLIRREYPTAIGPVDLLGRDDTGATVAVEVKRRGGIDGVEQLSRYLEMLNRDELLAPVAGIFAAQEIKPQARTLAEDRGIRCVTVDYDALRGLDSGELRLF; the protein is encoded by the coding sequence ATGCGCCTAGTTATTGCCGAATGCTCCGTGGACTACGTAGGACGTCTAAATGCCCACCTTCCAAAGGCACCACGTCTTCTCCTAGTTAAGGCGGACGGCTCGGTCTCTGTGCATGCCGACGACCGCGCGTACAAGCCCCTCAACTGGATGACGCCACCGTGCACGCTCTCGGAGAAGGACATTCTCGACGAGGCTGGTGAGGACACCGGTGAAAAGCTCTGGGTCGTCGAAAATAAGAAGGGCGAACAACTCCGGATTACTATCACGTCGGTTATTTCCGATGTCTCCCATGAGCTAGGGGCAGACCCCGGACTGGAAAAGGACGGTGTGGAGGCGCACCTACAGCAACTGCTAGCTGACCAGTTCTCTACCTTTGGGGATGGGTACACACTGATTCGTCGGGAATATCCGACTGCGATCGGTCCGGTTGACCTGTTAGGCAGGGACGACACGGGCGCCACTGTAGCTGTTGAGGTGAAGCGTCGCGGCGGTATTGACGGAGTCGAGCAGTTGTCCCGCTATCTGGAGATGCTCAACAGGGATGAGCTTCTCGCGCCGGTTGCAGGAATTTTCGCGGCACAGGAGATCAAGCCGCAGGCGAGGACCCTCGCCGAGGACCGCGGCATCCGCTGCGTGACAGTCGACTACGACGCATTGCGCGGTCTGGATTCCGGCGAATTGCGGTTGTTCTAG
- the mce gene encoding methylmalonyl-CoA epimerase, whose product MSESHIPVPHKYVVAVDHVGVAVPDFDAAVEWYRANLGFINYHDEVNEEQGVHEAMLGPADKVEGGTLVQILAPLNEESTIAKYLDKKGPGIQQYAVRVTDLEALMAHLKEQGTRVLYPEPKIGTAGSRINFVHPKDAGGVLLELVEPAE is encoded by the coding sequence ATGAGTGAGTCGCACATTCCAGTTCCCCATAAGTACGTCGTCGCCGTCGATCACGTAGGTGTCGCAGTCCCGGATTTCGACGCCGCTGTCGAGTGGTACCGCGCCAACCTCGGCTTCATCAATTACCACGATGAGGTCAACGAGGAGCAGGGCGTCCACGAGGCCATGCTCGGCCCGGCCGACAAGGTCGAAGGAGGCACCCTGGTTCAGATTTTGGCCCCTCTCAACGAAGAGTCCACTATCGCTAAGTACCTGGACAAGAAGGGCCCCGGCATTCAGCAGTACGCAGTCCGCGTCACTGATCTTGAGGCGCTCATGGCTCACCTGAAGGAGCAGGGCACCCGCGTCCTGTACCCGGAGCCCAAGATTGGCACCGCAGGCTCTCGCATCAACTTTGTCCACCCGAAGGATGCCGGTGGCGTTCTCCTCGAACTGGTAGAGCCGGCCGAGTAA
- a CDS encoding thiamine-binding protein produces MIVAFSVAPTFSDPDQGMAEAVAEAVRVVRESGLPNETNAMFTLVEGEWDEVMAVIKRATEAVTRVSPRTSLVIKADIRNGYTGQLRAKVDAVEQALEASE; encoded by the coding sequence ATGATTGTTGCATTCTCCGTTGCCCCCACATTTTCCGATCCTGACCAGGGCATGGCCGAAGCGGTCGCCGAGGCGGTGCGTGTGGTGCGCGAATCAGGGTTGCCGAATGAGACAAACGCAATGTTTACGCTAGTGGAGGGGGAATGGGACGAGGTGATGGCTGTAATTAAGCGGGCCACGGAAGCGGTCACCCGCGTCAGTCCGCGGACATCGCTGGTGATTAAGGCGGATATCCGCAACGGCTACACCGGCCAGCTCCGCGCGAAGGTCGACGCGGTAGAGCAGGCGCTTGAAGCCTCGGAGTAG
- a CDS encoding tetratricopeptide repeat protein, producing MAHSHSHSHGHSHGHSHGHSHGHSHGHSHDGHHECSTPPPPPGTVDLERMHQRAEAERKRKEELERATSDQGEGLPPVVEVTPQNLEGEVVLRSEQVPVVVLIGAAGAADSLRLRTELEAMAREAQLNWILAWVDADEHPQLARAFGVQALPTVTAVAMGSPIGMFAGEKTRDWLDQWIAQVMEATKGRLKGLPAGTRMAGEGEDPEQETPTDFFGNPVPTSDPRLEQAEDLLSEGDFDAALALYDAMLDSEPANAGLKRAHANVAFFARAAKIDRSRDPISLADATPGDVALALDAADVTMLVDDPAKALDRLLRLLPVVFGKDREEIRERLLEYLLLFDAADPAALDARRRMASALF from the coding sequence ATGGCCCATTCACATTCCCACTCCCACGGACATTCTCACGGCCACTCCCACGGACATTCTCACGGCCACTCCCACGGACATTCTCACGATGGCCACCACGAGTGTTCGACGCCCCCGCCACCACCCGGCACCGTTGATCTGGAACGCATGCATCAGCGCGCAGAAGCCGAGCGTAAGCGCAAGGAGGAGCTCGAGCGGGCGACATCCGATCAGGGGGAAGGGCTGCCTCCGGTAGTGGAGGTAACTCCCCAAAACCTCGAAGGGGAAGTGGTACTGCGCTCGGAGCAGGTGCCAGTAGTCGTGCTGATCGGTGCTGCTGGTGCTGCCGATTCGCTTCGGCTGCGCACCGAACTAGAGGCCATGGCCCGTGAAGCGCAGCTGAACTGGATTTTGGCGTGGGTCGATGCCGATGAACACCCGCAGTTGGCGCGAGCTTTTGGCGTGCAGGCCCTGCCGACGGTGACCGCCGTCGCAATGGGGAGCCCGATTGGCATGTTCGCGGGGGAGAAGACTCGAGACTGGCTCGACCAGTGGATAGCGCAAGTCATGGAGGCCACGAAGGGGCGTCTCAAGGGACTGCCCGCAGGTACGCGCATGGCCGGTGAGGGGGAAGACCCAGAACAGGAAACCCCCACGGACTTCTTTGGCAATCCAGTGCCGACATCGGATCCTCGCCTGGAGCAGGCAGAGGACCTACTCTCCGAGGGCGATTTTGACGCAGCCCTAGCTCTCTATGACGCGATGTTGGACTCCGAACCGGCGAACGCCGGCCTGAAGCGTGCACACGCCAACGTCGCATTCTTCGCCCGCGCCGCTAAGATCGACCGCTCCCGGGACCCAATTTCGCTTGCCGACGCAACCCCCGGCGATGTTGCGCTAGCCCTCGATGCGGCAGATGTGACCATGCTGGTCGATGATCCGGCGAAGGCTCTCGATCGTCTGCTCCGGCTGCTGCCGGTGGTATTCGGTAAAGACCGCGAGGAGATCAGGGAACGGCTGCTGGAGTACCTTCTCCTTTTCGACGCCGCGGATCCGGCGGCACTCGATGCACGCCGCAGGATGGCCAGCGCGCTGTTTTAG
- a CDS encoding TIGR02611 family protein → MEEKVHHLMNRMQKRHFHMRTQWYGPFLSPVLLVAGFSLLIFGIVILPTPAPGWLCIFVALGILSLVHPPTRRLNIWLAARLDAFYAWYRERHLVTRALLFSLLLAFMAVVMGSVYHFMAPDDWPYTNA, encoded by the coding sequence ATGGAAGAGAAAGTCCACCACTTGATGAACCGCATGCAGAAACGTCATTTCCACATGCGGACTCAGTGGTACGGCCCCTTCCTTTCACCGGTCCTTCTCGTCGCTGGCTTCAGCCTGCTGATTTTCGGGATTGTCATTTTGCCGACTCCCGCCCCGGGATGGCTGTGTATTTTCGTGGCACTGGGCATTCTGTCCCTCGTCCATCCCCCAACGCGCCGGCTAAATATCTGGTTAGCCGCACGTCTCGATGCCTTCTATGCCTGGTACCGCGAGCGCCACTTGGTCACGCGGGCGCTACTTTTCAGCCTGCTTTTGGCGTTCATGGCCGTCGTCATGGGCAGCGTTTACCACTTCATGGCCCCGGACGACTGGCCATACACCAACGCCTAA
- a CDS encoding serine hydrolase, with the protein MRARRGAAVTCAVMPVAMLLSGCTIGGGGGEGEAPSRNAEVKSRETGTDWSTKNAVKWTDAQRSLDGAAKRFSDNYGIELSAYVRVISGPYKGLTASVGEDKKVYSASTIKAPLVVTTLIKFGDDLDRIVQVAPENIVGGTGAITWGGQYTIETLLRFVMAYSDNAAANTLIDLVGGFDAVNKVIAGAGVDSAKYHLGNKMNIPNPTGDRSWITPSQAALFAARLQEAADGSTAYDFISRSAARTALQYLTYGGAQKFAAYVGSAAQKTGDTEKGTNDHGILYTAAGPIAFGVVTRFSSPSNELADALLAQLGSEIASLLPDFNALDENGKPFSASAAASWSEDRDGDGIADRLGQLDDGSSPVDDVDEELQPDWYSPFRG; encoded by the coding sequence ATGCGTGCGAGGCGAGGGGCAGCGGTAACTTGCGCGGTGATGCCAGTGGCGATGCTTCTGTCCGGCTGCACCATCGGCGGAGGCGGCGGGGAGGGGGAAGCCCCCAGCCGGAACGCTGAGGTTAAGTCGCGAGAAACCGGCACCGATTGGAGCACTAAGAACGCGGTCAAATGGACTGATGCGCAGCGGTCGCTGGACGGGGCGGCGAAACGCTTTTCGGATAACTATGGGATTGAGCTTTCGGCGTATGTGCGGGTAATCAGTGGGCCCTATAAGGGGCTGACTGCTTCGGTTGGGGAGGATAAAAAGGTCTATTCTGCCTCGACGATTAAGGCCCCGCTCGTGGTGACGACTCTCATCAAGTTTGGAGATGATCTCGACCGCATCGTACAAGTAGCCCCGGAAAATATCGTTGGCGGTACGGGCGCGATTACCTGGGGCGGCCAATACACAATCGAAACGCTGCTTCGCTTCGTGATGGCGTACTCGGACAACGCCGCGGCAAACACTCTTATAGACCTGGTCGGTGGATTTGATGCCGTCAATAAGGTTATTGCGGGTGCAGGCGTGGACAGCGCCAAGTACCACCTTGGAAACAAGATGAATATCCCGAATCCCACAGGAGACCGATCCTGGATCACTCCGAGCCAGGCAGCGTTGTTCGCGGCCCGGCTGCAGGAGGCCGCAGATGGATCGACGGCCTACGACTTCATCTCCCGCTCCGCTGCTCGGACAGCGTTGCAGTACCTCACCTACGGCGGCGCGCAGAAGTTTGCTGCCTACGTTGGGTCCGCAGCGCAGAAGACGGGCGATACGGAAAAGGGCACCAACGATCACGGAATCCTCTACACTGCGGCTGGGCCGATTGCCTTCGGAGTCGTCACCCGTTTCTCGAGCCCCAGCAATGAGCTTGCCGACGCTCTGCTCGCCCAACTGGGCTCCGAGATTGCGTCACTGCTCCCGGACTTCAATGCGCTGGATGAGAATGGCAAGCCGTTTTCTGCTTCGGCTGCCGCTAGTTGGAGCGAGGACCGTGACGGGGACGGTATCGCCGATAGGCTGGGGCAGCTAGACGACGGCAGCTCCCCGGTCGACGATGTCGACGAGGAGCTGCAGCCTGATTGGTATAGCCCGTTCCGGGGTTAG
- the glgB gene encoding 1,4-alpha-glucan branching protein GlgB: MRVHSDPRLAIDSGDMERLHYCTHHDPHGSYGAHVIDGDTVVRTRLFGAKSVVVVTTRGEFEAENLGDSVFAALVPGGDDFDYRFRITWETGETIERADGYRFLPTVGEGDLHLIGEGRHEELWKVLGAHVRRYETELGSVEGTSFSVWAPNAQGVAVVGDFCGWNGAQYPMRSMGGAGVWEVFIPGVGEGDVYKFAITTPEGQRRDKADPMARAAEVPPATGSIVTESEYVWRDEEWMQRRAKVDWNAEPISIYEVHLGSWKQGLSYEVMAEQLVRYVVEMGYTHVEFLPVSEHPFSGSWGYQVSGYYAPTSRFGTPDQFRALVDAFHAAGIGVIMDWVPGHFPKDEFALARFDGTACYEHPDWRRGEQRDWGTYVFDFGRNEVRNFLYANALYWAEEFHIDGLRVDAVASMLYLDYSRNEGEWLPNQYGGRENLDAVQFLQEFNATVHKHHPGFLTVAEESTSWPGVTACTENGGLGFSMKWNMGWMNDTLEYFGNDPVYRSYHHHELTFAMVYAYSEKFILPISHDEVVHGKGSLWERMPGGDWDKAAGLRSFLSFMWAHPGKQLLFQGQDLGQNREWNHDESVAWDNLDGWGGEFHRGIQLLVKDINALYTENPALYSQDDRPEGFQWINADDSGNNVVSFLRYGSDGSAMACVYNLSGQTQEIYKIGLPKGGQWQEVLNTNASRYEGSGYGENGTVTAVESGWNGQPFSADLVIPAHSAVWLKWQG; this comes from the coding sequence ATGAGAGTCCACTCAGATCCTCGCCTCGCAATCGACTCCGGCGATATGGAGCGACTGCACTACTGCACGCACCATGACCCGCACGGCAGCTACGGCGCTCACGTCATCGATGGCGATACCGTCGTCCGGACCAGGCTCTTCGGGGCCAAGTCGGTCGTGGTTGTCACGACGAGGGGCGAGTTCGAAGCGGAGAATCTCGGCGACTCGGTCTTTGCCGCGCTAGTTCCGGGCGGCGATGATTTCGACTACCGCTTCCGCATTACCTGGGAAACGGGTGAAACGATTGAGCGCGCAGACGGCTACCGCTTCCTGCCGACAGTCGGCGAGGGCGACCTGCACCTCATCGGCGAGGGCCGTCACGAAGAGTTGTGGAAGGTTCTCGGCGCGCACGTCCGCCGCTACGAAACCGAGCTCGGCTCCGTCGAAGGCACTTCCTTCTCCGTCTGGGCACCGAACGCCCAGGGTGTAGCGGTCGTCGGTGATTTCTGCGGATGGAATGGCGCGCAGTACCCAATGCGGTCCATGGGTGGGGCAGGTGTCTGGGAAGTATTCATCCCGGGTGTCGGCGAAGGCGATGTCTACAAGTTCGCAATCACCACTCCTGAAGGACAGCGTCGAGATAAGGCCGACCCGATGGCACGCGCCGCAGAGGTCCCGCCGGCGACCGGCTCCATTGTCACCGAGAGCGAGTACGTCTGGCGCGACGAGGAATGGATGCAGCGTCGAGCGAAGGTTGACTGGAATGCCGAGCCAATCTCGATCTACGAGGTCCACCTGGGTTCCTGGAAGCAGGGTCTTTCCTACGAGGTAATGGCGGAACAGCTCGTCCGCTACGTGGTGGAGATGGGATACACGCACGTGGAATTCCTACCCGTGTCCGAGCACCCATTCTCTGGTTCCTGGGGCTACCAGGTCTCCGGCTACTACGCCCCGACCTCCCGCTTCGGCACGCCAGACCAATTCCGTGCGCTTGTCGACGCCTTCCACGCCGCCGGCATCGGCGTCATCATGGACTGGGTGCCGGGACACTTCCCCAAGGACGAGTTCGCCCTGGCTCGCTTCGACGGGACCGCATGCTACGAACATCCGGACTGGCGGCGCGGCGAGCAGCGCGACTGGGGCACCTACGTCTTCGACTTCGGCCGCAACGAAGTCCGCAACTTCCTCTACGCCAACGCCCTGTACTGGGCGGAGGAGTTCCACATTGACGGTCTCCGCGTGGATGCTGTGGCCTCCATGCTCTACCTGGATTACTCCCGCAACGAGGGCGAGTGGCTGCCGAACCAGTACGGCGGCCGCGAGAACCTCGATGCCGTTCAGTTCCTGCAGGAGTTCAACGCCACCGTTCACAAGCACCACCCGGGCTTCCTGACCGTCGCGGAGGAATCCACATCCTGGCCGGGCGTAACTGCCTGCACCGAAAACGGTGGCCTCGGCTTCTCCATGAAGTGGAACATGGGCTGGATGAACGACACCCTGGAATACTTTGGCAACGACCCGGTCTACCGCTCCTACCACCACCACGAGCTGACCTTCGCGATGGTCTACGCCTACTCCGAGAAGTTCATTCTTCCAATCAGCCACGACGAGGTCGTCCACGGCAAGGGATCTCTCTGGGAGCGCATGCCGGGCGGCGACTGGGACAAGGCTGCGGGGCTGCGCTCGTTCCTGTCATTCATGTGGGCGCACCCTGGCAAGCAGCTGCTCTTCCAAGGCCAGGATCTCGGCCAGAATCGCGAATGGAACCACGACGAGTCGGTCGCATGGGACAACCTCGATGGCTGGGGCGGAGAATTCCACCGCGGCATTCAGCTGCTGGTTAAGGACATCAACGCCCTCTACACCGAAAACCCGGCGCTGTACAGCCAGGACGACCGACCGGAGGGATTCCAGTGGATTAATGCTGATGACTCCGGCAACAACGTTGTCTCCTTCTTGCGCTACGGCTCGGACGGCTCGGCAATGGCCTGCGTTTACAACCTCTCCGGCCAGACCCAGGAGATCTACAAAATTGGCCTGCCGAAGGGTGGCCAGTGGCAGGAAGTCCTCAACACCAATGCCTCTCGCTACGAAGGCTCCGGCTACGGCGAAAACGGCACCGTCACCGCCGTTGAGTCCGGCTGGAACGGCCAGCCTTTCTCTGCCGACCTAGTCATCCCGGCTCACTCCGCCGTATGGCTGAAGTGGCAGGGCTAA
- a CDS encoding maltotransferase domain-containing protein: MTGRIGIDDTRPQVDGGATPSKAVVGEVVPAFAVVWREGHDALNATLNVKGPKDSAFASRSQRVPMHFSDHDPNQVNAIFVPDVPGLWTIRIDAWSDPMATWRNAITKKYEAGQSEAELANDLEIGARLFDRAAASAAAIHRNHLRSIAAGLRGEGDLRARIAAALSDETRAILQAHPVRDLLTRGKTRKIKVDRRGALYSSWYEFFPRSNGGFGENGELLHGTFRTAIPQLDRAKRMGFDTVYLPPIHPIGEINRKGRNNTLTPEPTDVGSPWAIGSAEGGHDAIHPQLGGEDAFKEFMAAAQERGLEVAIDLALQCAPDHPWAAKHPDWFTVLPDGTIAYAENPPKKYQDIYPLNFDNDAKGLYAEVLRVVKFWIKRGVKVFRVDNPHTKPGNFWEWLIETIHETNPEVIFLAEAFTAPARLYGLAKAGFTQSYIYFPWKTTKKELTEFGEEITRHADIARPSLWVNTPDILHEFLVKGGRGAFAIRAALAATMSPLWGMYSGFELFENVPVKDGSEEYLDSEKYQLRYRDYDQALATGNSLEPFIATLNKLRREHPSLQQLRNMHFHEVDNDNLLAFSKLDPVTGDCVLVVINLDPWNAQEGTLHIDMDYVGHRNHDRMDVTDLITDSHFNWGRDNFIRLEPWNNVAHVVKLPVVSEELRYKLAWREVSDYEG; encoded by the coding sequence ATGACTGGCCGAATTGGTATTGACGACACGCGCCCCCAGGTAGATGGTGGCGCGACCCCATCGAAGGCCGTAGTCGGTGAAGTTGTTCCTGCTTTCGCCGTCGTCTGGCGTGAAGGCCACGACGCCCTGAACGCGACGCTGAATGTGAAAGGCCCGAAGGATTCCGCCTTCGCCTCCCGCTCCCAGCGGGTTCCCATGCACTTCTCCGACCATGACCCGAACCAGGTAAACGCCATCTTCGTCCCCGATGTGCCGGGCCTGTGGACCATCCGCATCGACGCCTGGTCCGACCCGATGGCGACCTGGCGCAACGCGATTACCAAGAAGTACGAGGCGGGCCAGTCTGAGGCCGAGCTCGCCAACGATCTCGAGATCGGCGCCCGCCTCTTCGACCGCGCCGCTGCCTCCGCAGCGGCCATCCACCGCAACCATCTCCGCTCCATCGCTGCAGGCCTGCGTGGCGAGGGTGATTTGCGCGCCCGCATTGCCGCTGCGCTGTCGGACGAAACCCGCGCCATCCTCCAGGCCCACCCTGTCCGCGACCTTCTGACCCGTGGCAAGACCCGCAAGATTAAGGTCGACCGCCGCGGCGCCCTGTACTCCTCTTGGTACGAGTTCTTCCCGCGCTCCAACGGCGGCTTCGGCGAGAATGGAGAGCTCCTGCACGGCACCTTCAGGACCGCCATCCCCCAGCTCGACCGCGCCAAGCGCATGGGCTTCGACACCGTGTACCTGCCACCGATTCACCCAATCGGCGAAATCAACCGCAAGGGCCGCAACAACACGCTGACTCCCGAGCCCACCGATGTTGGCTCCCCCTGGGCAATCGGTTCCGCCGAAGGCGGCCACGACGCTATCCACCCGCAACTCGGCGGCGAGGACGCGTTCAAGGAATTCATGGCCGCCGCGCAGGAGCGCGGCCTCGAAGTCGCGATTGACCTTGCTCTCCAGTGCGCACCAGACCACCCATGGGCCGCGAAGCACCCGGACTGGTTCACAGTGCTTCCCGACGGCACTATCGCCTATGCGGAGAATCCGCCGAAGAAGTACCAGGACATCTACCCACTGAACTTCGACAACGATGCGAAGGGCCTCTATGCGGAGGTGCTGCGCGTCGTGAAGTTCTGGATTAAGCGCGGCGTCAAGGTCTTCCGCGTCGACAACCCGCACACGAAGCCGGGCAATTTCTGGGAGTGGCTCATCGAGACCATCCACGAGACGAATCCGGAGGTCATTTTCCTGGCGGAGGCCTTCACCGCTCCCGCGCGCCTCTACGGTCTTGCCAAGGCCGGATTCACCCAGTCCTACATCTATTTCCCATGGAAGACCACGAAGAAAGAGCTGACTGAATTCGGCGAGGAAATTACTCGCCACGCGGATATCGCTCGCCCCTCGCTGTGGGTAAACACTCCCGATATCCTGCATGAGTTCCTGGTTAAGGGCGGCCGCGGAGCATTCGCCATTCGCGCTGCCCTGGCGGCGACGATGTCACCGCTGTGGGGCATGTACTCCGGCTTCGAGCTGTTCGAAAACGTGCCCGTAAAGGACGGCTCCGAGGAATACCTCGACAGCGAGAAGTACCAGCTTCGTTACCGCGACTACGACCAGGCTCTGGCAACCGGCAACTCGTTGGAACCGTTCATTGCCACGCTCAACAAGCTCCGCCGCGAGCACCCGTCCCTGCAGCAGCTGCGCAATATGCACTTCCATGAAGTCGATAATGACAACTTGCTGGCGTTTTCGAAGCTCGACCCGGTCACCGGCGACTGCGTCCTGGTCGTCATCAACCTCGACCCGTGGAATGCACAGGAGGGCACGCTGCACATCGACATGGACTACGTCGGACATCGCAACCACGACCGCATGGACGTGACCGACCTAATCACCGATTCGCACTTCAACTGGGGCCGCGACAACTTCATTCGCCTCGAGCCGTGGAACAACGTCGCTCACGTCGTGAAGCTTCCGGTGGTTTCGGAGGAACTGCGCTACAAGCTGGCGTGGCGAGAGGTGTCTGACTACGAGGGCTAA
- a CDS encoding ABC transporter ATP-binding protein — MSDLEEEFNEDLLLDFRGVNLVRGGRTLVGPIDWQVELDERWVILGPNGAGKTSLMRMAAAEEFPSSGVAYVMGERIGRTDMRDLRTMIGLTSSAIAHRIPNDEKVADLVISASYSVLGRWRETYEEMDFEQAADILERMGAEHLADRTWGTLSEGERKRVLIARAMMVNPELLLLDEPGAGLDLGGREDLVGYLGELALDPDAPAMVMITHHVEEIPFGFTHAMLLDEGSVVAQGLINDVLTAENLSKAFHQQIAVDTIDGRYFARRARGRAAHRR, encoded by the coding sequence GTGTCTGATTTGGAAGAAGAATTCAACGAGGATCTGCTCCTAGATTTTCGTGGTGTGAATCTGGTCCGCGGCGGCCGCACGCTGGTAGGGCCTATTGATTGGCAAGTTGAACTCGATGAACGTTGGGTAATTTTGGGGCCAAATGGTGCGGGTAAGACCTCTCTGATGCGCATGGCCGCGGCTGAAGAGTTCCCAAGTTCAGGGGTGGCCTACGTGATGGGGGAGAGAATCGGACGCACCGATATGCGCGACCTCCGCACGATGATTGGCCTGACCTCGTCAGCGATCGCGCACCGAATTCCGAACGATGAGAAGGTCGCAGACCTAGTCATCTCCGCCTCCTACTCGGTATTGGGGCGTTGGCGGGAAACCTACGAAGAGATGGACTTCGAGCAGGCCGCTGACATTCTGGAGCGCATGGGTGCTGAGCACCTGGCAGACCGCACGTGGGGAACCCTCAGTGAGGGCGAGCGCAAGCGCGTCCTAATCGCCCGCGCGATGATGGTCAACCCTGAGCTGCTGCTGCTTGACGAGCCAGGGGCTGGCCTCGACCTGGGCGGCCGAGAGGACCTCGTCGGATATCTCGGGGAATTGGCCCTCGATCCCGATGCCCCGGCGATGGTGATGATTACTCACCACGTCGAGGAAATTCCGTTCGGTTTTACTCATGCGATGCTACTCGATGAGGGGTCCGTCGTCGCGCAGGGACTAATTAATGATGTCCTGACAGCAGAGAACCTTTCGAAGGCTTTCCACCAGCAG